The proteins below are encoded in one region of Rhodoluna lacicola:
- the nusA gene encoding transcription termination factor NusA translates to MDIDLSVLKVLEREAEIPFNELVSVIEDAILAAYHKMVAKSEPAAGAAAKIGPKTFDRDAPKVPEARAELNKTTGHVTIYVPTFDEEGNKIGETEATPENFGRVAAGAAKQVIAQRIRSINDATLLGEFKGKEGDIVAGVIQQGQKPYMVYVDLGTIEAIMPPEEQVPGEDYSHGKRIRVYVTAVNQGAKGGPMVTVSRTHPSLVRKLFAMEVPEIASGVVEIVSLAREAGHRTKIAVRAHEPGVNAKGSCIGELGQRVRAVQTELNDEKIDIVDFSEDLPAFVAQALSPAKVSSSFMLDAATKSVRVLVPDFQLSLAIGKEGQNARLAAKLTGAKIDIQPDSILEDD, encoded by the coding sequence ATGGACATCGATCTAAGTGTTCTGAAAGTCCTTGAGCGCGAAGCCGAAATTCCGTTCAATGAACTAGTCAGCGTTATTGAAGACGCGATCCTTGCCGCCTATCACAAGATGGTTGCCAAATCCGAGCCTGCGGCCGGAGCAGCCGCGAAAATTGGACCAAAAACTTTTGATCGCGATGCGCCAAAGGTTCCTGAGGCCAGAGCTGAACTAAACAAAACCACCGGTCACGTAACCATCTACGTTCCAACTTTTGACGAAGAGGGCAACAAGATTGGCGAGACTGAGGCAACTCCAGAAAACTTTGGGCGCGTTGCGGCCGGAGCTGCAAAGCAGGTAATTGCCCAGCGCATCCGCTCAATCAACGATGCGACCTTGCTAGGCGAATTCAAAGGCAAAGAGGGTGACATTGTTGCCGGTGTGATTCAGCAGGGGCAAAAACCTTACATGGTTTACGTTGACCTGGGCACCATTGAGGCGATCATGCCTCCCGAAGAGCAGGTCCCAGGTGAGGACTACTCTCATGGCAAGCGCATTCGTGTTTATGTCACCGCGGTTAACCAGGGTGCCAAAGGTGGTCCAATGGTCACGGTTTCTCGCACCCACCCTTCGTTGGTTCGCAAGTTGTTTGCCATGGAGGTTCCAGAGATTGCCAGTGGCGTAGTTGAGATTGTCTCGCTCGCTCGCGAGGCCGGTCACCGCACCAAGATCGCGGTTCGAGCCCATGAGCCGGGCGTCAACGCCAAGGGCTCTTGCATCGGCGAGTTGGGCCAAAGAGTTCGCGCGGTGCAGACCGAATTAAACGACGAAAAAATCGACATTGTTGATTTTTCTGAGGACCTACCGGCATTTGTGGCCCAGGCGCTATCACCGGCCAAGGTATCCAGTTCATTCATGCTCGATGCCGCTACCAAGTCGGTTCGCGTGCTTGTTCCAGACTTCCAGTTGTCGTTGGCAATCGGAAAAGAGGGCCAAAATGCCCGCTTGGCAGCCAAATTAACCGGTGCCAAGATTGACATTCAGCCGGACAGTATCCTCGAGGACGATTAG
- a CDS encoding DUF448 domain-containing protein, translating to MNRTCVGCRQRSQRAELLRIVSNSNLLAFDHLKNMPGRGAWIHPSSDCLALAIQRNAFGRALKLTNQVDSSGLVFTKEQAETMLAKNE from the coding sequence ATGAATCGAACCTGCGTTGGTTGTCGCCAGCGCTCTCAGCGTGCAGAACTCTTGCGAATAGTCTCAAATTCCAATCTTTTGGCTTTTGATCACCTAAAGAATATGCCCGGCAGGGGAGCGTGGATTCATCCAAGTTCAGACTGTTTAGCACTAGCTATTCAACGCAACGCCTTTGGCAGAGCTTTGAAACTTACTAATCAGGTTGATTCATCAGGTCTTGTATTCACTAAAGAACAGGCAGAAACGATGTTGGCAAAAAATGAGTAA
- the dxr gene encoding 1-deoxy-D-xylulose-5-phosphate reductoisomerase yields the protein MRRVIILGSTGSIGTQALEVIAANPDRFEVVGLAAGQNTDLLEQQKSAFKVTNAVQGAEAATKLVEDTDADVVINGITGSIGLAPTLATLSTGKTLALANKESLIVGGRLVTQAAKPGQIVPVDSEHSALAQCLLGGTQQEVRKLILTASGGPFRGWSKEQLASVTPEQALAHPTWVMGKVVTTNSATMVNKGLELIEAHLLFDVPFDRIEVTVHPQSVVHSMVEFVDGSVLAQCSPPNMKLPIALGMSWPDRVPNVAPACDWTKAATWTFEPLNESVFTAIKLARQVGESGLTYPAVYNAANEQAVEAFHAGFIKFDQIVDLVQRVVDAHDAEKELSLEGVLAAERWARDRADALFARAC from the coding sequence ATGCGTCGCGTAATCATCCTTGGTTCAACCGGGTCAATTGGTACTCAAGCTCTTGAGGTGATTGCAGCTAACCCGGACCGTTTTGAAGTGGTTGGTTTAGCCGCGGGTCAAAACACCGATCTACTTGAGCAACAGAAGTCTGCGTTCAAGGTCACCAATGCTGTGCAAGGTGCCGAGGCAGCAACCAAATTGGTTGAAGACACCGATGCCGATGTCGTCATAAATGGCATTACCGGTTCGATCGGGCTGGCTCCTACCCTGGCCACTTTATCCACCGGCAAGACTCTGGCGCTGGCAAATAAAGAATCTTTAATCGTTGGCGGTCGCTTGGTGACTCAGGCCGCTAAGCCAGGTCAGATTGTGCCGGTTGATAGCGAGCACTCAGCACTCGCCCAGTGCCTACTTGGTGGCACTCAACAGGAAGTTCGCAAATTAATCCTGACCGCATCCGGCGGCCCATTCCGCGGCTGGAGCAAAGAGCAGCTTGCATCGGTTACGCCAGAGCAGGCATTGGCACACCCAACCTGGGTGATGGGAAAAGTTGTCACCACCAACTCGGCCACCATGGTGAATAAGGGACTTGAACTAATTGAGGCCCACCTACTATTTGATGTTCCCTTTGACCGAATTGAAGTCACCGTTCACCCTCAGTCGGTAGTGCACTCGATGGTTGAGTTTGTAGATGGCTCAGTCTTGGCCCAATGTTCGCCGCCAAACATGAAGTTACCGATTGCCTTGGGAATGTCATGGCCGGACCGGGTTCCCAACGTCGCACCGGCTTGCGATTGGACCAAAGCTGCTACCTGGACTTTTGAGCCACTAAACGAATCGGTTTTTACAGCCATTAAGTTAGCGCGTCAGGTTGGTGAATCTGGGCTAACTTACCCTGCGGTTTACAACGCCGCCAACGAACAAGCGGTCGAAGCGTTCCACGCCGGCTTCATAAAGTTTGATCAGATTGTTGATTTGGTGCAGCGAGTTGTTGATGCACACGATGCCGAAAAAGAACTTTCCCTAGAGGGAGTTTTGGCCGCTGAGCGTTGGGCGCGAGATCGCGCAGACGCCCTATTCGCTAGGGCATGCTGA
- a CDS encoding M50 family metallopeptidase, which produces MSESLWYVGGIIFVAIGIAVSIGLHELGHLWPAKKFGVKVPTYAIGFGPTLFKFTRGETTYAVKLIPLGGYITMIGMYPPNKIAGAKNETASQIKKRGFFADMIFSARNAHSEHVTAADKNRMFYQLPVWKRMIIMFGGPLMNLMLGVFLMVVVISGIGTIRQSTTIDQVMPCVIVQPRSASECTDMDPISPASQAGLAAGDEIISVNGKTIETSADLSANLTAGQAATLTIRPSGSKATKNIELTPIAAARGKVDANGNPVLAPDGTVQLEQRAVIGILFGSERSQQPVAKALEQSVFGISQVAQMILTLPQQLTDVAISTFTGEPRNPNGAVSVVGIGQISGEISANNNIDVVDKLSVGLSIVASLNFALFGFNMLPLLPLDGGHIAGGIYESLKRGLFRVLRKPAPGPADTALLMPVTWFVFILLMAMSALLIIADLVNPITI; this is translated from the coding sequence GTGTCTGAATCTCTTTGGTATGTCGGCGGAATAATTTTCGTTGCAATTGGTATTGCTGTTTCAATTGGACTTCACGAACTAGGTCATCTTTGGCCCGCCAAAAAATTTGGCGTCAAAGTGCCAACCTACGCAATCGGTTTTGGCCCAACACTCTTCAAGTTCACCCGAGGTGAAACAACCTATGCGGTAAAACTGATTCCTCTTGGTGGCTACATAACCATGATCGGCATGTACCCGCCCAATAAAATAGCCGGGGCAAAGAACGAGACAGCATCTCAAATCAAAAAGCGCGGCTTTTTTGCCGACATGATTTTCTCGGCGCGCAATGCACACAGCGAACACGTGACTGCCGCCGATAAAAACCGAATGTTTTATCAACTTCCAGTTTGGAAGCGCATGATCATCATGTTTGGTGGACCACTAATGAACCTAATGCTCGGGGTTTTTCTGATGGTGGTTGTCATTTCAGGAATTGGCACCATCCGGCAGTCGACCACAATTGATCAGGTCATGCCCTGCGTGATTGTTCAACCACGATCTGCAAGTGAATGCACGGACATGGATCCAATCTCACCGGCTTCGCAAGCGGGCCTTGCCGCTGGCGACGAAATCATTTCCGTGAATGGCAAAACGATTGAGACCTCGGCAGATCTTTCGGCAAATCTCACGGCCGGACAAGCAGCTACTTTGACTATTCGCCCTTCGGGTTCAAAGGCAACTAAAAATATTGAACTTACTCCAATAGCTGCAGCACGTGGCAAAGTCGATGCCAACGGTAATCCAGTTTTGGCCCCCGACGGCACGGTTCAGTTGGAGCAGCGGGCGGTAATCGGAATCCTGTTTGGTTCCGAGCGCTCCCAACAGCCTGTCGCAAAGGCGCTTGAGCAATCGGTATTTGGAATATCTCAAGTTGCCCAGATGATTCTGACGCTCCCGCAGCAGTTGACTGACGTGGCTATTTCGACTTTTACCGGGGAACCTAGAAACCCCAATGGTGCCGTGTCAGTGGTGGGCATTGGTCAGATTTCGGGTGAGATAAGTGCCAACAACAACATCGATGTAGTAGACAAGCTTTCCGTAGGACTTTCCATAGTCGCGTCCCTGAACTTTGCTCTATTCGGCTTCAACATGTTGCCGCTGCTTCCGCTTGATGGTGGGCACATAGCCGGAGGCATCTATGAATCTTTAAAGCGAGGGCTGTTCCGAGTCTTGCGCAAGCCTGCTCCTGGCCCTGCCGATACTGCACTGCTAATGCCGGTTACCTGGTTTGTCTTTATTTTGTTGATGGCCATGAGTGCTCTGCTGATTATCGCCGACTTGGTCAACCCAATCACCATTTAA
- the gabT gene encoding 4-aminobutyrate--2-oxoglutarate transaminase → MSETQIAQERKVVTSIPGPKSQAMHKRRLEAVSAGAGAALPAYIEAAHGAILVDVDGNQLIDLGSGIGVTTIGHTNAGVIAAVQEQVTKLTHTLFTATPYEPYVEVCELLNKHVPGNFKKKTALFNSGAEAVENAVKLVRKATRKNGIVVFDHAYHGRTNLTFSMNFKNAPYGNGFGPTAASIQHVPMSYPYRDPQGMTGVEAAQRSITYIEKRVGVEDLAAIFIEPIQGEGGFIVPAPGFLKTLSDWAHANGVLVVADEVQAGIARTGKWFATEWEEGFEPDLFTIAKGIAGGMPISAVTGRAEIMDASHPGGMGGTFGGNPVSAAAAVAVLKQIEAGGVIERAQQIEALLVPKLRELQAKYPVIGDVRGRGAMIAIEFVEPGTLNPNKAAVDAVAKFMHSNGVFVLTAGTHYNVIRFLPPLAITDELLLDALSVLEEALKSL, encoded by the coding sequence ATGAGCGAGACCCAGATCGCGCAAGAGCGCAAAGTAGTCACTTCAATTCCAGGACCTAAGTCGCAGGCAATGCACAAACGCCGCCTGGAAGCCGTATCTGCAGGTGCAGGAGCGGCACTTCCGGCTTACATCGAGGCAGCCCACGGCGCCATTTTGGTGGATGTCGATGGCAACCAGCTAATTGACCTAGGTTCAGGAATTGGCGTCACCACAATTGGCCACACAAATGCCGGCGTGATTGCCGCGGTTCAAGAGCAGGTAACCAAGCTCACCCACACACTTTTTACCGCTACCCCGTATGAGCCATATGTAGAAGTATGTGAACTGCTGAATAAGCATGTTCCAGGAAACTTCAAAAAGAAGACCGCGCTATTTAATTCAGGCGCCGAGGCTGTCGAAAACGCGGTGAAGTTGGTTCGCAAGGCAACTCGCAAAAACGGCATCGTGGTCTTTGACCACGCTTACCACGGCCGCACAAACCTTACCTTCTCGATGAACTTCAAAAACGCTCCCTACGGCAACGGCTTCGGCCCAACCGCAGCAAGCATTCAGCACGTACCAATGTCTTACCCGTACCGTGACCCACAGGGCATGACAGGAGTTGAGGCAGCACAGCGCTCAATCACCTACATCGAAAAGCGCGTTGGTGTTGAAGACCTAGCCGCAATTTTCATTGAGCCAATTCAGGGCGAGGGTGGCTTCATTGTTCCGGCACCGGGTTTCTTGAAAACTCTAAGCGATTGGGCCCACGCAAATGGTGTGCTCGTGGTTGCCGATGAGGTTCAGGCCGGTATCGCCCGCACCGGCAAGTGGTTCGCCACCGAATGGGAAGAAGGCTTTGAGCCAGACCTATTCACAATCGCCAAGGGTATTGCCGGTGGAATGCCGATTTCGGCAGTAACCGGTCGCGCAGAAATCATGGATGCTTCACACCCTGGCGGAATGGGTGGAACCTTTGGCGGAAACCCAGTTTCTGCCGCCGCAGCCGTTGCGGTACTCAAGCAGATTGAAGCCGGCGGAGTGATTGAGCGCGCACAGCAAATTGAGGCGCTGCTTGTTCCAAAGCTTCGCGAGCTTCAGGCCAAGTACCCGGTGATCGGTGATGTTCGCGGACGCGGTGCCATGATTGCAATCGAATTCGTTGAGCCGGGCACGCTAAACCCAAATAAGGCTGCTGTTGATGCGGTGGCAAAGTTCATGCACTCAAATGGCGTCTTCGTCTTGACCGCGGGAACTCACTACAACGTGATTCGCTTCTTGCCTCCTTTGGCAATCACCGATGAGCTATTGCTAGATGCGCTGAGCGTTCTAGAGGAAGCTCTCAAGTCGCTGTAA
- a CDS encoding proline--tRNA ligase, which yields MPIRLSSLFLRTLREDPADADVAGHKLLLRAGYIRRAGAGLYTWLPLGLAVKAKIEQVIREEMAAAGAQEVFFPALLPREPFEATGRWTEYGDNLFRLQDRKKADYLLAPTHEEMFTLLVKDLYSSYKDLPLSIYQIQNKYRDEARPRAGLLRGREFVMKDAYSFDTTDEGLRASYQAQRDAYERIFTRLGVDYVVVKADAGAMGGSASEEFLSPSPIGEDTFVRSAGGYAANVEAVATVAPEKIAIDGQPAAEIVHTPECSNIKRIVAFSNENKKRTDGAEWTAAHTLKNNVMALISPEGKRELVIVGLPGDREVDIKRAEAAFSPNEIEQANEDDFAKHPELIKGYIGPVKDGKAILGLEGVSKIRYLLDPRVVEGSAWLTGANEKDKHVYGLVAGRDFSADGVIDIAEVRAGDQAPDGSGPLELARGIEIGHVFQLGRKYAEALGLQVLDENGKLITVTMGSYGIGVTRLVAVLAEANHDENGLIWPAAVSPADVYLVAAGKDEVVYETAEKLAAELEAKGKSVILDDRLKVSPGVKFGDAELIGVPNIVIVGKGLENGEVDLWNRRSGERRSVRLESAVAEIVKG from the coding sequence ATGCCTATTCGCCTATCCAGCCTTTTCCTGCGAACTCTTCGCGAAGATCCAGCCGACGCCGATGTCGCTGGTCACAAACTACTTCTACGTGCCGGATACATTCGCCGCGCTGGAGCCGGCCTTTATACCTGGCTTCCACTTGGTTTGGCAGTCAAGGCAAAAATTGAGCAGGTAATCCGCGAAGAGATGGCGGCAGCTGGAGCCCAAGAAGTATTTTTTCCGGCGCTGCTTCCACGTGAACCATTCGAAGCTACCGGTCGTTGGACAGAGTACGGCGATAATCTATTCCGTCTTCAGGACCGCAAAAAAGCAGATTACCTTTTGGCTCCAACTCACGAGGAAATGTTCACCCTTTTGGTGAAAGATCTTTACTCCAGCTACAAAGACTTACCTCTTTCTATCTACCAAATTCAAAACAAGTACCGCGACGAAGCTCGCCCTCGCGCTGGCTTGCTGCGCGGCCGCGAATTTGTGATGAAAGATGCCTATAGCTTCGACACCACCGATGAAGGTCTTCGCGCCTCCTATCAAGCGCAGCGAGATGCCTACGAGCGCATCTTTACCCGCTTGGGAGTCGATTACGTGGTGGTTAAGGCAGACGCCGGTGCCATGGGCGGTTCGGCCTCGGAAGAATTTTTGTCGCCATCGCCAATTGGTGAAGATACATTTGTTCGTTCAGCTGGAGGTTATGCGGCAAACGTTGAGGCTGTTGCCACTGTTGCACCGGAAAAGATTGCAATCGATGGTCAACCGGCTGCCGAGATCGTGCACACACCGGAATGCTCAAACATCAAGCGCATCGTGGCTTTTTCTAACGAAAATAAAAAGCGCACCGATGGTGCTGAGTGGACCGCTGCCCACACACTGAAGAACAACGTAATGGCGTTGATCTCTCCAGAGGGCAAGCGCGAGCTTGTCATCGTGGGCTTGCCGGGTGATCGTGAAGTAGATATAAAGCGTGCCGAGGCAGCTTTCTCACCAAACGAAATCGAGCAGGCCAACGAAGACGACTTTGCGAAGCATCCGGAACTTATCAAGGGCTACATTGGTCCGGTCAAAGATGGTAAGGCAATTCTTGGACTAGAAGGTGTTAGCAAGATTAGATATCTTCTTGACCCCAGGGTTGTTGAGGGAAGCGCGTGGCTGACCGGTGCAAACGAAAAAGATAAGCACGTTTACGGCCTGGTTGCTGGACGTGACTTCAGCGCCGATGGAGTAATTGACATCGCCGAAGTTCGTGCCGGTGACCAAGCTCCAGATGGCTCGGGCCCGCTTGAACTTGCCCGCGGAATTGAAATTGGCCACGTGTTCCAACTTGGGCGCAAATATGCCGAGGCGCTTGGTCTGCAGGTGCTCGATGAAAACGGCAAACTCATCACAGTGACCATGGGCTCATACGGCATTGGTGTAACTCGTTTGGTGGCCGTGCTTGCCGAAGCTAACCACGATGAAAACGGCCTAATCTGGCCAGCCGCGGTCTCACCGGCAGATGTTTACCTCGTCGCCGCCGGAAAAGACGAGGTGGTTTATGAAACCGCCGAAAAGCTCGCCGCCGAACTAGAAGCAAAAGGCAAGAGCGTGATCTTGGATGACCGCCTCAAAGTGAGCCCGGGAGTGAAGTTTGGCGACGCCGAGCTTATCGGTGTTCCAAATATTGTCATTGTGGGTAAAGGTCTAGAAAACGGTGAGGTGGACCTTTGGAATCGCCGATCTGGAGAGCGCCGGTCTGTGCGACTAGAATCGGCTGTAGCAGAAATTGTAAAAGGCTAA
- a CDS encoding ABC transporter permease produces MRKFSFGKYALPVYAVLAFTYLLIPIAYTFVFSFNDYRRSNIAWRGFTFDNWTSVCEAQGVCEAFATSVSIGLISTVIATILGTMIAIALVRYRFKFRSAVSLLLFLPMATPELVLGAGLAAQFFNVGAEMGFGTIVIAHVMFCLSFVVVTVKARVASLDPALEEAGRDLYGSPAQVFWKITFPLLLPGIMAAALLAFALSFDDFIITYFNSGPTETFPKFVYTAAAKGLPGEANVIGMSVFFLAIAIVVTVQVRSSLKAKRLAKIK; encoded by the coding sequence ATGAGAAAGTTTTCTTTCGGCAAGTATGCGCTTCCGGTTTATGCAGTTTTGGCATTTACTTACCTGCTAATTCCAATTGCCTACACATTCGTTTTTTCCTTCAATGATTACCGCCGCAGCAACATCGCTTGGCGCGGCTTTACCTTTGACAACTGGACCAGTGTTTGTGAGGCTCAGGGTGTTTGCGAGGCCTTCGCAACTTCGGTTTCAATCGGCCTGATTTCAACCGTGATTGCCACAATTCTTGGAACCATGATTGCTATCGCACTTGTGCGTTACCGCTTCAAGTTCCGCTCTGCGGTTAGCTTGCTTTTGTTCTTGCCGATGGCAACACCGGAACTGGTGTTGGGTGCTGGTCTTGCCGCGCAGTTCTTCAACGTTGGCGCTGAGATGGGCTTTGGCACCATCGTTATCGCTCACGTGATGTTCTGTCTGAGCTTCGTTGTGGTTACCGTTAAAGCCCGTGTGGCCAGCCTTGACCCTGCCCTTGAAGAAGCGGGCCGTGACCTATACGGCTCACCTGCTCAGGTTTTCTGGAAGATCACATTTCCGCTATTGCTGCCTGGCATCATGGCGGCAGCACTCCTTGCTTTCGCCTTGAGCTTCGATGACTTCATCATCACCTACTTCAACTCTGGCCCAACTGAGACGTTCCCTAAGTTCGTTTACACCGCAGCGGCCAAGGGGCTTCCGGGTGAGGCAAACGTGATTGGTATGAGCGTGTTCTTCTTGGCAATCGCAATTGTGGTTACCGTGCAGGTTCGCAGCTCGCTAAAAGCCAAGCGACTTGCCAAAATCAAGTAG
- the ispG gene encoding flavodoxin-dependent (E)-4-hydroxy-3-methylbut-2-enyl-diphosphate synthase yields the protein MAAVNLGLPKTPPPTISPRRKTRQIMVGKVAVGGDAPISVQSMCTTPTTDVNATLQQIAELTASGCDIVRVAVPSQDDADRLQLIARKSQIPVIADIHFQPKYVFQAIDAGCGAVRVNPGNIRQFDDKVGEIAKAAKDAGVSIRIGVNAGSLDPRLLEKYGKATPEALVESAVWEASLFEEHDFHDFKISVKHNDPVVMVKAYEMLAERGDWPLHLGVTEAGPAFQGTIKSSVAFGALLSRGIGDTIRVSLSAPPVEEIKVGSQILESLNLRPRKLEIVSCPSCGRAQVDVYTLANEVTAGLEKLTVPLRVAVMGCVVNGPGEAREADLGVASGNGKGQIFVKGEVIKTVPESEIVATLIEEANRLAETMDPALVGSPQVVVAQKD from the coding sequence GTGGCTGCAGTAAACCTGGGTCTGCCAAAGACCCCACCCCCAACTATTTCTCCACGCCGTAAAACTCGCCAAATCATGGTGGGCAAGGTTGCGGTGGGTGGCGATGCTCCAATTTCAGTGCAGTCAATGTGTACCACTCCAACTACTGACGTCAACGCAACCTTGCAGCAGATTGCCGAACTAACCGCATCGGGTTGTGACATCGTGCGAGTCGCCGTGCCTAGTCAAGACGACGCAGATCGTTTGCAACTAATCGCACGCAAATCACAAATTCCAGTAATCGCTGATATTCACTTTCAGCCAAAATATGTATTTCAGGCCATTGATGCTGGTTGTGGCGCTGTTCGCGTGAACCCGGGAAACATCCGACAGTTCGATGACAAAGTTGGCGAGATTGCAAAAGCCGCGAAAGACGCCGGTGTATCAATTCGCATTGGTGTAAACGCGGGTTCGCTTGACCCACGACTGTTGGAAAAGTACGGCAAGGCAACCCCCGAGGCCTTGGTTGAATCGGCCGTCTGGGAGGCAAGTCTTTTCGAAGAGCACGACTTCCACGACTTTAAGATTTCGGTGAAGCACAATGACCCGGTTGTCATGGTTAAGGCTTACGAAATGCTCGCCGAGCGAGGCGATTGGCCACTTCACCTTGGTGTTACTGAGGCCGGCCCAGCATTTCAAGGAACCATTAAGTCTTCAGTTGCATTTGGTGCACTTCTTTCTCGCGGCATTGGCGACACCATTCGAGTTTCACTTTCGGCGCCACCGGTAGAAGAAATTAAAGTTGGCTCTCAGATTCTTGAATCGCTGAACCTGCGCCCACGAAAGCTTGAAATTGTAAGTTGCCCATCCTGTGGTCGTGCCCAGGTTGATGTTTACACATTGGCCAACGAGGTGACCGCTGGTCTTGAAAAACTCACCGTTCCGCTGCGCGTTGCAGTTATGGGTTGCGTCGTGAACGGTCCGGGCGAAGCCCGCGAGGCAGACCTAGGTGTTGCATCGGGTAACGGCAAGGGGCAGATTTTCGTCAAGGGTGAAGTCATCAAGACAGTTCCCGAGAGCGAGATCGTTGCAACTCTCATCGAAGAGGCAAATCGCCTTGCCGAAACGATGGACCCTGCCTTGGTCGGTTCACCGCAGGTTGTCGTCGCCCAAAAAGACTAG